From one Gossypium hirsutum isolate 1008001.06 chromosome D08, Gossypium_hirsutum_v2.1, whole genome shotgun sequence genomic stretch:
- the LOC107910664 gene encoding uncharacterized protein: MERLAVDVAKYQQRTEASIQEITNQVSKLSMAVNRLESQGKLPSQTEPNPRQNASAITFRSEKVLETVPDESHCKTTNGKNRSLIQKPDRNKKFRNQLWCHLIFQGDSRRIRKKNEEKEILETFRKVEVNIPLLDAIKQIPCYAKFLKELCTSKRRLIGNERVNVGENVSAVLQKKVPPKYKDQGMFAISCEIGNVGIKKAMCDLGASINVMPYPIYKLINAGPLKKTGVIIQLADRSVIYPEELLEDVLVKVNELVFPADFYIINMEDDNSTNSSDILLGRPFLSTASAKIDVQSGTLSNIVKN, from the coding sequence ATGGAAAGACTTGCCGTCGATGTTGCGAAGTACCAACAGAGGACAGAAGCATCAATACAAGAGATAActaatcaagttagtaaactcTCGATGGCGGTTAATCGTTTGGAATCTCAAGGTAAATTACCTTCCCAGACAGAGCCGAATCCTCGGCAGAATGCAAGTGCAATAACTTTTCGTAGCGAAAAAGTTCTGGAAACAGTTCCAGACGAAAGTCATTGCAAGACAACGAACGGGAAAAACAGATCTCTGATCCAAAAGCCAGACCGGAATAAAAAATTCAGGAATCAGTTGTGGTGCCACCTCATTTTCCAGGGAGACTCGCGAAggataagaaagaaaaatgaggAAAAAGAAATCCTCGAAACGTTCAGGAAAGTGGAGGTGAATATCCCTTTGCTCGACGCTATCAAACAAATCCCTTGTTATGCGAAATTTCTCAAGGAATTGTGCACTAGCAAGAGAAGGTTAATAGGTAACGAAAGAGTAAATGTAGGAGAAAATGTCTCTGCAGTACTGCAAAAGAAAGTTCCGCCCAAATAtaaggaccaaggtatgttcgCTATTTCCTGTGAGATAGGTAATGTAGGCATTAAgaaagccatgtgtgatttaggggcttccattaatgttatgccttatcctATATATAAGTTGATTAACGCGGGTCCTTTGAAAAAGACAGGAGTAATAATCCAGTTAGCAGACAGGTCAGTCATCTATCCCGAAGAGTTACTTGAAGACGTCCTTGTTAAAGTTAACGAATTAGTTTTCCCTGCAGATTTCTACATTATTAATATGGAGGACGATAACTCCACTAATTCGTCTGACATTTTGCTTGGAAGACCGTTCCTAAGTACCGCGAGCGCAAAAATTGATGTTCAGAGTGGAACATTGTCAAACATTGTCAAAAATTGA